AGGGGTGACCCTATCACTGCATCCACTGTTTGTACTAGTTATGCTGACCTCTGTATTAACTGGACATTTTATCGAGATCATGACCTTGTTTACACTGGTGTTTATACATGAACTAGGTCATGCGACAGCTGCTTCGTTGTTGGGGGCGCGGTTGCTTTCCATACAGATGTTACCCTTTGGAGGAGTAGCTGTCATTGAGGATCAAGGGAAGCTCAATGCGTGGAAGGAAATTGTCATTGCTCTAGCGGGCCCCCTGCAAAACGGAATCATGATCATCATTCTTTTGTGGCTTAGGCATGTGAGTGGGTTGGAGCATGATTATGTAAATTATATAATTCAGGGAAATGCTGTTATTGCATTGTTTAATTTGTTGCCCATTTTACCGCTCGATGGTGGGAAAATATTACAGTCACTGATTAGCTTATTCTTTTCTTATCATCGCACATTAGTATGGACTTTTAGAGCCAGTATCGTAACCAGTCTGCTGTTTTGCCTGTATGGTATTTCGCCGTTATTAAGGCAAGATGAGCCTTTACATTTAAATCTGCTGGCGGTAGGGATTTTTTTGCTTTATTCTAATATTGTGGATTATCGGAATATCCCTTACCGTTTTATACGTTTTTTGCTGGGGAGGGACGAGCTTTTTTACCGCGAAGCGGCTAAAGGAAGCATTGCTTTACCTATTGTATCCCTGCCAGTGAAACATTTGGAGCCTGTTTTGCGTCTTTTCAGAAGAGATCGATATCATATGGTTTACGTTATGAATGAACAAGGACGGATTGTAGCTGTATTGCCGGAGCAACGACTTATACGCTCTTATTTTGCGGCACGCCCGCCAAATGGTGGAGAATCCAAGCCCAAATAATGTTTTATGAATTGAGGAAAAGGCTGTATTCAGAGAGGTTGAAAAACCATGAAGCAAATGATTGTACAATGCCAACAGCAGATGACCCAAATGGCACTGTTGGAAGAGGGACGGTTGGTTGAATATGCGGCTGAACTACCGCGAAAACGGGGAATTCTAGGTTCTTTTTTCAAAGCTAGGGTGGTCAATGTGCTACCGGGAATGCAAGCCGCCTTTGTTGACATTGGACAGCGCAAGAATGCCTTTTTGTATGTGGATGACGTACTTCATGCCCATTTGGACAAGCAGCCAGAGGTAAAGCCGTCCATTTCTGAACTGTTAAAGGTGGGGCAGGAAATCGTAGTACAGGTATTAAAAGAGGCAGTTGGTAGCAAAGGAGCCAGGGTGACCACTCATTTTTCACTTCCCGGCCGCTGGATTGTTTACATGCCCCGTGCTGATTATGTGGCCGTATCCAAGAAGATTGAGCGTGAGGGAGAACGTGCCCGTTTGAAAGCAATGGGAGAGCAACTGCGCACGGGTGAGGAAGGGGTCATCATT
This window of the Paenibacillus polymyxa genome carries:
- a CDS encoding M50 family metallopeptidase → MINVRGVTLSLHPLFVLVMLTSVLTGHFIEIMTLFTLVFIHELGHATAASLLGARLLSIQMLPFGGVAVIEDQGKLNAWKEIVIALAGPLQNGIMIIILLWLRHVSGLEHDYVNYIIQGNAVIALFNLLPILPLDGGKILQSLISLFFSYHRTLVWTFRASIVTSLLFCLYGISPLLRQDEPLHLNLLAVGIFLLYSNIVDYRNIPYRFIRFLLGRDELFYREAAKGSIALPIVSLPVKHLEPVLRLFRRDRYHMVYVMNEQGRIVAVLPEQRLIRSYFAARPPNGGESKPK